A window of the Helianthus annuus cultivar XRQ/B chromosome 4, HanXRQr2.0-SUNRISE, whole genome shotgun sequence genome harbors these coding sequences:
- the LOC110937839 gene encoding uncharacterized protein LOC110937839, with amino-acid sequence MEIPSHGKNVNSDSEDENNDSNEEDWLDDEKRFLLLCGLVVKGVMVVHNMMNIPRIPCRTSCRTGNIFIQEILNGHPRRCYEDFRLHVDVFKSLCSDLRMHYNLKETRNVSIEESVGIFLLILAHGCGNRLAQEIFNHSGETIHRHFHRVLRAVLKLSGDIIMPKANYNDEVPPQLLNNSRYYPMFKDCIGAIDGTHVKASVQEHEQAKYIGRKGYATQNIMAACDFNMCFTFAWAGWEGTAHDTRIFLEALRKPEVKFPRPTGDKYYVVDAGYPNTRGYLAPYKGNDVRYHIPDFRRGQTAAQRAPKGLKETFNYYHSSLRNVIERTFGVWKARWAILKDMHVNYSYETQVDIVIASMAIHNYIRMKGHFDEAFNKAQQETYRPTRDVESDTSIRINGTQEDITTRRRQDDLYMSLVRERIAKDIMQSN; translated from the exons ATGGAGATACCAAGCCATGGTAAAAATGTGAATTCCGATAGTGAAGATGAGAACAATGACTCAAATGAGGAAGATTGGTTAGATGATGAGAAACGGTTTTTACTACTATGCGGTTTAGTCGTCAAAGGGGTGATGGTAGTACACAATATGATGAATATCCCACGTATCCCTTGTCGCACTTCCTGTCGTACAGGAAATATTTTTATTCAAGAAATACTCAATGGTCATCCTAGACGTTGTTATGAAGATTTCAGGTTACATGTTGATGTTTTCAAGAGCTTATGTTCGGATCTTAGAATGCACTACAACCTAAAGGAGACACGTAATGTATCTATTGAAGAGTCTGTTGGTATTTTTTTGTTGATATTAGCACACGGATGTGGAAATAGACTAGCTCAAGAAATTTTCAATCATTCAGGAGAAACTATTCATAGGCATTTCCATCGTGTTTTAAGAGCGGTGCTTAAGCTTAGCGGGGACATCATCATGCCTAAAGCAAACTACAATGATGAAGTACCTCCACAACTCTTAAACAACTCTCGGTATTACCCCATGTTCAAG GATTGCATTGGTGCTATTGATGGAACACATGTTAAGGCATCAGTTCAAGAGCATGAACAAGCAAAATATATTGGTAGAAAAGGATATGCAACCCAAAATATCATGGCAGCGTGTGATTTTAATATGTGTTTTACATTTGCATGGGCGGGATGGGAAGGCACTGCACATGACACAAGAATTTTTTTAGAAGCATTACGTAAGCCAGAGGTGAAATTTCCTCGTCCAACGGGTG ATAAGTACTATGTTGTTGATGCCGGGTACCCTAATACCAGAGGTTATCTTGCTCCTTATAAAGGAAATGATGTTCGCTATCATATACCTGATTTTCGTCGAGGTCAAACAGCTGCCCAACGCGCTCCGAAAGGACTAAAAGAGACATTTAACTACTATCACTCATCTTTAAGAAATGTGATCGAACGGACATTTGGAGTATGGAAGGCAAGGTGGGCAATATTAAAAGATATGCATGTTAATTACTCTTATGAAACACAGGTCGACATTGTGATAGCATCCATGGCAATTCACAACTACATTAGGATGAAAGgtcattttgatgaagcatttaaCAAAGCACAACAAGAAACCTATCGTCCAACCCGAGATGTTGAAAGTGATACATCCATCAGAATTAATGG